One stretch of Gopherus flavomarginatus isolate rGopFla2 chromosome 2, rGopFla2.mat.asm, whole genome shotgun sequence DNA includes these proteins:
- the LOC127044742 gene encoding forkhead activin signal transducer 3-like: protein MAPDAPTGELPTAAAGAGPSPSHAPGAWPGRTDPRPAGHPAPQPQRRAMEQTPPKKKRYSRHRKPPYTYLAMIALVIQASPGRKLKLSQIIQEIGALFPFFTAGYQGWKDSIRHNLSSNRCFSKLLKDPAKPKAKGNFWTVDVSQIPPDALKLQNTAISRQEAASFASDLAPFILHGQPYRGGPQQLQPAASVDTRAPVPTPGADPETQAPQARPRLDTSFSIQSLLQNLHKVDLNEQPGGQGLPRPVRSQEPSPFLLPSPPALRAPGSPSCPSRGPGIPRTRSSSASTLPLDEKSPGSPQAPALAKRPRLLHAFPSNSSDSEGSVCRTPPVSPGPQLPHSYTMGLPPLIPTCFAFPPIPGLPYLSCCPTAYVSPAYWDLLPQPSPAPPPPLLGVPMDLDGPFPALPPSKASHTPHQAPLPWHAQQLVPPQYGGF from the exons ATGGCCCCTGATGCGCCCACCGGAGAGCTCCCGACAGCCGCCGCTGGCGCCGGACCTTCCCCTTCACACGCTCCGGGCGCCTGGCCGGGACGGACGGACCCGCGCCCCGCCGGCCACCCCgcgccccagccccagcgccgCGCCATGGAGCAGACGCCCCCGAAGAAGAAGCGCTACAGCCGGCACCGCAAGCCGCCCTACACCTACCTGGCCATGATCGCCCTGGTGATCCAGGCCTCGCCCGGCAGGAAGCTGAAGCTGTCCCAG ATCATCCAGGAGATCGGCGCCCTCTTCCCTTTCTTCACGGCGGGCTACCAGGGCTGGAAGGACTCCATCCGCCACAACCTGTCCTCCAACCGCTGCTTCTCCAAG CTGCTGAAGGATCCCGCAAAGCCCAAGGCCAAAGGGAATTTCTGGACGGTGGATGTGAGCCAGATCCCCCCGGACGCCCTGAAGCTGCAGAACACGGCCATCTCCCGGCAGGAGGCGGCCTCCTTCGCCAGCGACCTGGCCCCCTTCATCCTGCACGGGCAGCCTTACAGGGGGgggccccagcagctgcagcctgcagccAGCGTGGACACAAGAGCTCCCGTTCCCACCCCCGGGGCCGATCCAGAGACTCAGGCCCCACAGGCCAGGCCCCGACTGGACACTTCCTTCTCCatccagtccctgctgcagaaCCTGCACAAGGTGGACTTGAATGAGCAGCCTGGGGGCCAGGGACTGCCCAGGCCCGTGAGGAGCCAGGAGCCTTCTCCCTTCCTGCTTCCTTCCCCCCCTGCGCTGAGGGCCCCTGGCagccccagctgcccctccaggggccctggcatCCCAAGGACTCGCTCCTCCTCTGCCTCGACGCTGCCCTTGGATGAAAAGAGCCCAGGCAGCCCGCAGGCCCCAGCTCTGGCCAAGCGCCCCCGGCTGCTCCATGCCTTCCCGAGCAACAGCTCCGACTCTGAGGGCTCCGTGTGCCGCACCCCCCCGGTGTCCCCCGGgccccagctcccccactcctaTACCATGGGCCTGCCCCCGCTCATCCCCACTTGCTTTGCCTTTCCCCCCATCCCCGGGCTGCCCTACCTCAGCTGCTGCCCCACTGCCTATGTCAGCCCGGCGTActgggacctcctgccccagccctcgccggcgccccctcccccgctgctgGGCGTCCCCATGGACCTGGATGGCCCCttcccggccctgccccccagcaaggCCAGTCACACCCCTCACCAGGCGCCTCTGCCCTGGCATGCCCAGCAGCTGGTGCCGCCACAGTATGGGGGTTTCTGA